The following proteins are co-located in the Pirellulales bacterium genome:
- a CDS encoding HDOD domain-containing protein, producing the protein MSVVGATPSQLDELAARAGALYTLPAVAVEVLQLTDNPRVDVRALKQCIERDPALTAKLLRVVNSSLFGLSREVGDLNQALALLGVKPLKMLVLGFSLPETLFADAGREQLDWYWRHTLARAVAAREICEQALKRPGDDVFVAALLQDIGVLVLLAELGPPYAKFLGEVIVQRANFHRVQVDELGFDHTELSVKLLERWRMPRTLVDAIAEPRIVKRLAKLDAPHATACRALHLAELTAQLVAERRLSALPDLLEAGEAYFDWDRARFDELIAALEPKVAQLAEVLSVPLEDAEAYATIVAEAHRQMSILAEESAADMALRESALGRSATAPALAAAAEPVRDALDEYLRRQDHALANLAGWSPGATSISSAFDRAAPRPSQPPVPAGPSLSLSAGALATRFTLAVGTCRSQRQSLSTLAIAVEPEDDSDAVEQARVRELVLRVWRQAEPVEPLLPTDDAAVQIALLPTCDRRQAAAAANDFVRRLRAAVDRLVDAERFSPYRISAGVATVNVPARNFPPQGLLEAALRCLAASQRSQGAVKSIEIS; encoded by the coding sequence ATGTCGGTCGTAGGCGCCACGCCGTCGCAGCTCGACGAACTGGCCGCTCGGGCCGGGGCGCTCTACACGCTTCCCGCCGTGGCGGTCGAGGTGTTGCAGCTCACCGACAATCCGCGCGTCGACGTGCGGGCGCTCAAGCAGTGCATCGAGCGCGACCCCGCGCTCACCGCCAAGCTGCTCCGCGTAGTCAACAGCTCGCTGTTCGGGCTCAGCCGCGAGGTGGGGGACCTCAACCAGGCGCTGGCCCTCTTGGGGGTCAAACCGCTCAAGATGCTTGTGCTGGGCTTCAGCCTGCCGGAGACGTTGTTCGCCGACGCCGGGCGCGAGCAGCTCGACTGGTACTGGCGTCACACGCTGGCCCGCGCCGTGGCCGCCCGCGAGATCTGCGAACAAGCCCTCAAACGCCCCGGCGACGACGTCTTCGTCGCGGCCCTGCTGCAGGACATCGGCGTGCTGGTGCTTCTGGCCGAGCTTGGCCCTCCCTACGCCAAGTTCCTCGGCGAGGTGATCGTCCAGCGGGCCAACTTCCACCGCGTGCAGGTCGACGAGCTTGGGTTCGACCACACCGAGCTGTCGGTCAAGCTGCTCGAACGGTGGCGCATGCCGCGGACCCTGGTCGACGCGATCGCCGAACCGCGGATCGTCAAGCGGCTCGCCAAGCTCGACGCGCCCCACGCGACCGCTTGCCGGGCGCTCCACCTCGCCGAGCTCACCGCACAACTCGTCGCCGAGCGCCGGCTGTCGGCGCTCCCCGACTTGCTCGAAGCGGGGGAGGCGTACTTCGATTGGGATCGCGCACGGTTCGACGAACTGATCGCCGCGCTCGAGCCGAAGGTCGCCCAACTGGCCGAGGTGCTCAGCGTCCCGCTCGAGGACGCCGAGGCCTACGCGACGATCGTCGCGGAGGCCCATCGGCAGATGTCGATCCTGGCCGAGGAATCCGCGGCGGACATGGCGCTTCGGGAGTCGGCGCTCGGCCGGTCCGCAACGGCGCCCGCGCTGGCCGCCGCGGCCGAGCCGGTGCGCGACGCTCTCGACGAATACCTCCGTCGGCAGGATCATGCGCTGGCGAATCTCGCCGGGTGGTCCCCCGGGGCGACGAGCATTTCTTCCGCATTCGATCGAGCCGCGCCGCGCCCCTCGCAACCGCCGGTCCCCGCCGGCCCCAGCTTGTCGCTCTCGGCAGGCGCGCTGGCGACGCGGTTCACCTTGGCCGTCGGGACGTGTCGCTCGCAACGGCAGTCGCTCAGCACGCTGGCGATCGCCGTGGAACCCGAGGACGACTCCGACGCGGTCGAGCAAGCGAGAGTCCGAGAGCTTGTCCTGCGCGTCTGGAGGCAGGCGGAGCCCGTCGAGCCGCTTCTGCCGACCGACGACGCGGCCGTGCAGATTGCGCTCTTGCCGACCTGCGATCGCCGGCAAGCCGCGGCCGCGGCAAACGACTTTGTCCGCCGCCTGCGGGCCGCGGTCGATCGACTTGTCGACGCCGAACGGTTTTCCCCGTACCGGATCTCCGCGGGCGTGGCGACGGTGAACGTCCCGGCCCGCAACTTCCCGCCGCAGGGCCTGCTCGAAGCGGCCCTCCGCTGCCTCGCCGCCAGCCAACGCAGCCAAGGGGCGGTCAAGAGCATCGAGATCAGTTGA
- a CDS encoding NAD(P)/FAD-dependent oxidoreductase: MIHLGKFDAVVIGGGHNGLVCAAYLAKAGRRVCVLERRHVLGGCATTEELWPGYKVSTAAYVISLFQMPILRELRLKEYGLNILPRNPSSFTPLPDGRSLTLGPDAALVEREISKFSVADAVAYPRYNRLLERVAETLEPSLGESAPDPLPLPEGWRKIGLAKRLRDGKKLWKLHNALKALGSDMPEAIELLTGAARPILDRWFESEALKATLATDAIIGAFTSISSPGSAYVLLHHVMGEAGGARGVWGYVQGGMGGLSDALERACTDLGVVVRREAPVHAIHTDRHGVCGVGLEDGSQIETRVVASTVDAHLTFEKFLDPAVLPDEFRKAVARIDYASASAKVNLALAEPPQFSCLPGSGVMPHHHGTMHIGPSMDYIDRAYDDAKYGRPSAEPVLECTMATSVDDTIAPPGKHILSIFVQYAPYKLAEGSWDDQREALGDRCVEVLARYAPNVPGAIEHRQVLTPLDLERVYGITGGNIMQGAMGFHQLYSMRPVAGWADHRTPVPGLYLCGAASHPGGGVMGACGKNGATEILRDKA; the protein is encoded by the coding sequence ATGATTCACCTTGGAAAGTTCGACGCGGTCGTTATCGGCGGCGGGCACAACGGGTTGGTTTGCGCGGCGTATTTGGCCAAGGCGGGGCGACGGGTCTGCGTCCTCGAACGGCGACACGTGCTGGGGGGCTGCGCGACGACCGAGGAGTTGTGGCCCGGGTACAAGGTCTCGACCGCGGCCTACGTGATCAGCCTGTTTCAGATGCCGATCCTGCGCGAGCTGCGGTTGAAAGAGTACGGGCTGAACATCCTGCCGCGGAACCCGTCGTCGTTCACGCCGCTGCCCGACGGGCGGAGCCTGACCCTGGGACCCGACGCGGCGCTCGTGGAGCGGGAGATCAGCAAATTCAGCGTCGCCGACGCGGTGGCGTACCCGCGCTACAACCGGCTGCTGGAGCGAGTGGCCGAGACGCTGGAACCGAGCCTAGGCGAGTCGGCGCCCGACCCGCTGCCGCTGCCCGAGGGGTGGCGGAAGATCGGTCTGGCCAAACGGCTGCGTGACGGCAAGAAATTGTGGAAGCTGCACAATGCGCTCAAGGCCCTGGGCTCCGACATGCCCGAGGCGATCGAGCTGTTGACCGGCGCCGCGCGGCCGATCCTCGACCGCTGGTTCGAGTCGGAGGCGCTCAAGGCGACCTTGGCCACCGACGCGATCATCGGGGCGTTCACGTCAATCAGCTCGCCAGGGAGCGCGTACGTGCTGTTGCACCATGTCATGGGCGAGGCCGGCGGCGCCCGCGGGGTGTGGGGGTACGTGCAGGGGGGAATGGGGGGGCTGTCCGACGCGCTCGAGCGGGCCTGCACCGACCTGGGGGTCGTCGTCCGTCGCGAGGCGCCGGTTCACGCCATCCACACTGACCGGCACGGCGTGTGCGGCGTGGGGCTCGAGGACGGCTCGCAGATCGAGACGCGGGTCGTCGCCTCGACGGTCGATGCGCATCTGACGTTCGAGAAGTTTCTCGACCCGGCGGTGCTCCCCGACGAGTTCCGCAAGGCGGTCGCGCGGATCGACTACGCCAGCGCAAGCGCGAAAGTGAATCTCGCGTTGGCCGAACCGCCGCAGTTCAGTTGCCTGCCGGGGTCGGGGGTCATGCCTCACCATCACGGCACGATGCACATCGGCCCCAGCATGGATTACATCGACCGGGCGTACGACGACGCGAAGTACGGCCGACCCAGCGCCGAGCCGGTGCTGGAATGCACGATGGCCACCAGCGTCGACGACACGATCGCCCCGCCCGGCAAGCACATCCTGAGCATCTTCGTCCAGTACGCCCCGTACAAGCTGGCCGAGGGCTCATGGGACGACCAGCGCGAGGCGCTGGGCGATCGGTGCGTCGAGGTGCTGGCCCGCTACGCCCCGAACGTGCCAGGGGCGATCGAGCATCGGCAGGTCCTCACCCCGCTGGATCTGGAGCGGGTGTACGGGATCACGGGGGGAAACATCATGCAGGGGGCCATGGGTTTCCACCAACTGTACAGCATGCGCCCGGTGGCCGGGTGGGCCGACCACCGCACGCCGGTCCCGGGCCTCTACCTCTGCGGCGCCGCCAGCCACCCGGGCGGAGGCGTGATGGGAGCCTGCGGCAAGAACGGGGCGACGGAAATCTTGCGGGACAAGGCGTGA
- a CDS encoding BlaI/MecI/CopY family transcriptional regulator: MSRPPSEQPTDGELEILRVLWSAGPIALSELCETIRRDREVATTTVATMLRLMADKRLVKRTGSGRGAVWSAVVTQQKTERRIVDRLVERVFSGAADRLVAHLVEGGALSADQLAELRALIDAAPDTKRGRTR; this comes from the coding sequence ATGTCCCGCCCCCCCAGCGAACAGCCGACCGACGGCGAACTCGAAATCCTGCGCGTCCTCTGGTCCGCCGGGCCGATCGCGCTGAGCGAGCTGTGCGAAACGATTCGTCGCGACCGCGAGGTCGCCACGACCACCGTCGCCACCATGCTGCGGTTGATGGCCGACAAACGGCTGGTGAAGCGGACCGGCAGCGGCCGCGGCGCGGTGTGGTCGGCCGTCGTCACGCAGCAGAAGACCGAGCGGCGGATCGTCGATCGACTCGTCGAGCGCGTCTTCAGCGGCGCGGCCGATCGGCTGGTCGCCCACCTCGTCGAAGGGGGGGCGCTGAGCGCGGATCAGCTCGCCGAGCTCCGCGCGCTGATCGACGCGGCGCCGGACACGAAGCGAGGACGAACTAGGTGA
- a CDS encoding polysaccharide biosynthesis/export family protein: protein MNLPIVGESLWRLAGWTMIHSLWIGALVAAVGATLRLALRRAAPGVRYAASLATLAGLSMAPIAIAAWLATHDGPASRGLPAPGAHPMASPAGAVFADAANWVPSFAPAPAPSAPPRVIDLKETPFVAGKPTPAGDWETTTSEAATWNEASGAQPAKPPAGGGPVPSAPQLVADGDGGASGAFWHTLLDGAVAHLPWAWLVGAPVTFAWLALGLTGAQRLRRNAVPVSDGPIVAAAERIRAALRISRQVAVAASDAIAQPVLVGIVRPLVLLPAAAVTGWGPEDLELALVHELAHVRRWDNAVNLAQRVVESCLWFHPAVWLASRQVRRDREECCDAIVVGLTGRPVEYADLLVTLAAKRRAPGARTPRLAAASAMANHPLASRVRRILNVERESMRVSRSTVCVVGAALAATAAGVVSLTAVSQKAIAVEGQAQTTVSQPAAQDRYTLATDLDPLSRTKEIRTTTPAGADERQLLGDIESQGFPCRIEEGVRQAPDGRETVVRMLIATVPADSNAKFVFESRQGGSGTRVTARLVGEGIPLPSNPMLTPQQMGERYGSTVEPVSPWPTQVDRPQPATSGYRPSAPGDEARIEAAIVDLEKRLLESRLEQARELAKLKSADRRLGAVKQALGDDAELGMLRSRISFVLQALGNDEIAALQTGDAQHVERMQKLKQQLAELQAELNAKRSVAVEKAERTFSERMEVRRDELADEYVGVQEILAEELAAKKDELQKLRSSQAAPMAKTYGATSELKPVRAGESVTLQDPQVLSTFNPYASAPAYLPQDWQQELMERWTTVVHLTVPAAPAAPDATADDAAKARNESLRQWQQLLTSQAVLHSAWEELSRYQDYGSLGIRIDPTIGHPFEGRLAVYIPTEGNTITLSFRQIFPDPDKDRRALDAIIRKFLAAAKKQRKEWQESDEEFRKDFRVLAPAATTDHEAARTTWASPPGWAPSGSSPFISDAATSEPSSNWGSGHPLVGAPATKIASMATTAAPVPTAPYVSGDLPPETMRLRPGETVVVQVLGAFPDKPIDGEYRLDEQGRLALGPAYGRVAVGGMTVEEAEAAVKKELSKMLSEVAVQITRKAAPEYGRQERYADPLDAAAGPGRGRGRPGLQGEVLLYDGQTFEQWRSKWRYELKTEKRIDAIEAMAAFGRAGKGREAAEAILDVAGEYDFTTWGGDGAGKLKHRTIELLTAGGDPQLPVEDWFPALVERYRSDAKKWGKLTDVLVSHLRHVDTQSQATLLEWARDRKSPLRPSALTALAASQSDHGRALLDELLAGDEADEAILALGLLTTPAGYHGFGSDGMGSGMPLTDSNLDALITGLTHPNERVQRRARQLMGATTRKSNNLSVAERVIQEAAGDSEPRKQVALVRALGLSGSRGADFDSKLAESLVRIGEESDSVEVQVAAIAAVCWLDAFERGVDRTQVGVEMLTGWNAELKADEARELILEEHKAAYTPDSTAPQGGGGFF, encoded by the coding sequence ATGAACTTGCCAATCGTCGGGGAATCGTTATGGCGGCTCGCGGGTTGGACGATGATCCACTCGTTGTGGATCGGAGCGCTCGTCGCGGCGGTCGGGGCGACGTTGCGGCTCGCCTTGCGACGGGCAGCCCCCGGCGTGCGGTACGCCGCGTCGCTGGCGACGCTCGCCGGCTTGTCGATGGCGCCAATCGCCATCGCCGCATGGCTCGCAACACATGACGGCCCTGCGAGCCGAGGCCTCCCCGCCCCCGGCGCACATCCCATGGCGAGCCCCGCTGGGGCCGTCTTCGCCGACGCCGCGAACTGGGTTCCCTCCTTTGCGCCCGCGCCGGCGCCGAGCGCGCCGCCGCGGGTGATCGATCTCAAAGAGACGCCGTTCGTGGCAGGCAAGCCGACGCCTGCGGGGGATTGGGAGACGACGACGTCGGAGGCGGCGACTTGGAACGAGGCGTCGGGCGCCCAGCCCGCTAAGCCGCCAGCGGGGGGCGGGCCGGTTCCGAGTGCGCCGCAACTCGTCGCAGACGGCGACGGGGGCGCGAGCGGCGCGTTTTGGCACACGCTCCTCGACGGGGCCGTTGCGCACTTGCCTTGGGCGTGGCTCGTCGGGGCGCCCGTCACCTTTGCGTGGCTTGCCCTCGGGCTGACTGGCGCCCAACGATTGCGACGAAACGCCGTTCCGGTGAGCGACGGGCCGATCGTGGCCGCGGCCGAGCGGATTCGCGCGGCGCTGCGGATCTCGCGCCAGGTCGCCGTCGCGGCCAGCGATGCGATCGCCCAACCGGTGCTCGTGGGGATTGTCCGCCCGCTCGTGCTGCTGCCGGCCGCGGCGGTCACGGGGTGGGGCCCCGAGGATCTCGAGCTGGCGCTCGTCCACGAACTGGCCCACGTCCGCCGCTGGGACAATGCGGTCAACCTCGCCCAGCGGGTGGTCGAGTCGTGCCTGTGGTTCCACCCGGCCGTGTGGTTGGCGAGCCGGCAGGTGCGCCGCGATCGCGAGGAGTGCTGCGACGCGATCGTGGTCGGGCTCACCGGGCGACCGGTCGAGTATGCGGACTTGTTGGTGACGCTGGCGGCGAAGCGGCGCGCGCCGGGGGCGAGGACGCCCCGGCTCGCTGCGGCAAGTGCGATGGCCAATCATCCCCTCGCGTCGCGGGTGCGGCGCATCCTCAATGTGGAGCGCGAATCGATGCGAGTTTCACGGAGTACGGTATGCGTCGTCGGCGCGGCGCTGGCGGCAACTGCTGCAGGCGTCGTGTCGTTGACGGCCGTGTCGCAGAAGGCGATCGCCGTGGAAGGACAAGCACAAACCACCGTTTCTCAGCCTGCGGCTCAGGACCGATATACTCTAGCGACGGATCTAGACCCATTATCTCGGACCAAAGAAATCCGTACCACGACGCCCGCCGGGGCCGATGAGCGGCAATTGCTCGGGGATATCGAATCGCAAGGATTTCCGTGCCGCATCGAGGAGGGGGTTCGCCAGGCCCCGGACGGTCGGGAGACGGTCGTGCGGATGCTGATCGCAACGGTGCCGGCAGATTCCAACGCGAAGTTCGTGTTCGAGTCGCGACAAGGGGGTTCCGGGACGCGGGTGACGGCCCGACTGGTCGGCGAGGGGATCCCGCTGCCCTCGAACCCGATGCTGACGCCCCAGCAGATGGGCGAAAGGTACGGCAGCACAGTCGAGCCTGTTTCCCCGTGGCCGACGCAGGTCGACAGACCGCAGCCGGCGACGAGCGGATATCGTCCGTCCGCCCCCGGCGACGAGGCGCGGATCGAGGCGGCGATCGTCGACCTGGAAAAGCGGCTGCTGGAGAGTCGGCTCGAACAGGCCCGCGAGCTGGCGAAACTCAAGTCGGCCGACCGGCGGCTCGGCGCAGTCAAGCAGGCCCTGGGGGACGACGCCGAGCTTGGGATGCTTCGCAGTCGCATTTCGTTCGTCCTGCAAGCCCTCGGCAACGACGAGATCGCGGCCCTGCAAACTGGCGATGCCCAGCACGTCGAGCGCATGCAGAAACTCAAGCAGCAACTCGCCGAACTGCAAGCGGAATTGAATGCCAAGAGATCCGTTGCGGTCGAGAAGGCCGAACGGACCTTCAGCGAGCGAATGGAGGTCCGTCGAGACGAGTTGGCGGACGAGTATGTCGGCGTGCAAGAAATCCTGGCCGAGGAACTCGCGGCGAAGAAGGACGAACTGCAAAAGCTGCGCTCATCGCAAGCCGCCCCCATGGCGAAGACATACGGAGCGACGAGTGAGCTGAAACCGGTGCGGGCCGGCGAGAGCGTAACGTTGCAAGACCCGCAGGTCCTGAGTACGTTCAATCCCTATGCGTCGGCGCCCGCGTACCTCCCGCAAGATTGGCAGCAAGAACTCATGGAACGATGGACAACGGTCGTCCATCTGACCGTGCCCGCCGCCCCGGCTGCCCCGGATGCAACCGCGGACGACGCGGCGAAGGCCCGCAACGAGTCGCTGCGACAGTGGCAGCAACTTCTGACGAGCCAAGCAGTGCTGCACTCCGCGTGGGAGGAACTGTCGAGGTATCAAGATTACGGCTCGCTGGGAATCAGAATCGATCCGACGATCGGCCATCCGTTCGAGGGTCGGCTTGCCGTCTACATCCCGACCGAGGGTAACACAATCACGTTGTCGTTTCGGCAGATATTCCCCGATCCTGACAAGGACCGCCGCGCCCTCGACGCGATTATTCGGAAGTTCCTCGCCGCGGCGAAGAAGCAACGCAAGGAATGGCAAGAGTCGGACGAGGAGTTCCGCAAAGATTTCCGCGTGCTCGCGCCGGCGGCGACGACGGATCACGAGGCTGCTCGTACTACGTGGGCTTCTCCGCCGGGTTGGGCGCCGTCTGGCAGTTCTCCCTTTATTTCCGACGCCGCGACCAGCGAGCCGTCCTCGAACTGGGGCTCTGGGCATCCGCTTGTGGGCGCGCCGGCGACTAAGATAGCGTCAATGGCGACAACGGCGGCGCCCGTTCCGACTGCGCCGTACGTCTCGGGCGATCTGCCGCCGGAAACGATGCGGCTGCGACCGGGCGAAACGGTCGTGGTGCAAGTGCTCGGCGCGTTTCCTGACAAGCCGATCGACGGCGAGTATCGGCTCGACGAGCAAGGCCGACTCGCTCTCGGGCCGGCTTACGGCCGCGTCGCGGTGGGGGGGATGACGGTCGAGGAGGCCGAGGCGGCGGTGAAGAAGGAGCTTTCGAAGATGCTGTCTGAGGTCGCCGTGCAGATCACGCGCAAGGCGGCGCCGGAGTATGGCCGGCAGGAGCGGTACGCCGATCCCCTTGATGCCGCCGCAGGCCCGGGTCGGGGTCGGGGACGACCGGGCTTGCAGGGGGAGGTGCTGTTGTACGACGGGCAGACGTTCGAGCAGTGGCGTTCGAAGTGGCGGTACGAACTGAAAACCGAGAAGCGAATCGACGCGATCGAGGCGATGGCGGCGTTCGGCCGAGCCGGCAAGGGGCGCGAGGCGGCCGAGGCGATCCTCGACGTGGCGGGGGAGTACGACTTCACCACTTGGGGCGGCGACGGCGCCGGGAAGCTGAAGCATCGGACCATCGAGCTGCTGACCGCCGGGGGCGATCCGCAGCTCCCCGTGGAAGATTGGTTTCCGGCGCTCGTCGAGCGGTATCGCAGCGATGCGAAGAAGTGGGGCAAGTTGACGGACGTCCTTGTCAGTCATCTGCGCCACGTCGACACACAGAGTCAAGCGACGCTGCTGGAGTGGGCTCGCGACCGGAAGTCGCCGCTGCGGCCGTCGGCGCTGACGGCGCTGGCCGCGTCGCAGAGCGACCACGGACGTGCGCTGCTTGACGAACTGCTCGCCGGCGACGAGGCCGACGAGGCGATCCTCGCCCTGGGGCTGCTCACGACGCCGGCCGGTTATCACGGGTTCGGGTCCGACGGCATGGGCTCGGGCATGCCCCTGACGGACTCGAACCTCGACGCCTTGATAACCGGACTGACGCACCCCAATGAAAGGGTCCAGCGGCGCGCTCGGCAGCTCATGGGCGCTACTACGAGAAAAAGCAACAATCTCTCGGTCGCGGAGCGCGTCATCCAAGAGGCCGCCGGGGACAGCGAGCCTCGCAAGCAAGTCGCACTAGTGCGAGCGCTGGGCTTGTCTGGTTCGCGAGGAGCGGATTTCGACAGCAAACTGGCGGAGTCCCTGGTGAGAATCGGCGAGGAGAGCGATTCGGTCGAAGTGCAGGTCGCGGCGATAGCGGCCGTTTGCTGGCTGGACGCCTTCGAGCGCGGCGTCGACCGAACGCAAGTCGGCGTCGAGATGCTCACCGGGTGGAACGCCGAACTGAAGGCGGACGAGGCGAGGGAACTCATCCTCGAAGAACACAAGGCCGCGTACACGCCCGACTCGACCGCGCCCCAAGGCGGGGGCGGGTTCTTCTGA
- a CDS encoding site-2 protease family protein yields the protein MTEPPSSPTDPAPTPPAASSASPASVQPVRSLRAEAFHDPAVEYLPELRVSDLHFRPQRRTLLPLMLFVATCLSTFWVGCTRWEPLAPQYAATWDAVGRTIARNWGTGFDYMAAVVAILLTHEMGHFLQTVKHRIPASYPLCIPVPFTPIGTMGAVIGMDGMRADRKQIFDIGIAGPLAGLVVAVPVLWMGIKRLDLGGPVRPDEMQLYLPLIAQWMLERAHADAPWAHAQWVGLSQLNPYFMAGWVGMLITGLNMLPISQLDGGHTIYALFRERAHTLARLFLSLAIFYVVANLDDAVMWTPMLVLVIFMGIHHPRTANDRVELGPVRWAIGLASLAIPVICFPLQGVR from the coding sequence ATGACCGAGCCGCCTTCCTCGCCGACCGATCCCGCGCCGACTCCCCCTGCGGCGAGCTCCGCGTCGCCCGCTTCCGTTCAGCCTGTCCGCTCGCTGCGGGCCGAGGCGTTTCACGATCCGGCGGTCGAGTACCTGCCCGAGTTGCGGGTTTCGGACCTCCACTTTCGCCCGCAGCGCCGCACCTTGCTGCCGCTGATGCTGTTCGTAGCGACCTGTCTGTCGACCTTTTGGGTCGGCTGCACACGCTGGGAGCCGCTGGCGCCGCAGTACGCCGCCACCTGGGACGCGGTGGGCCGCACGATCGCCCGCAACTGGGGCACCGGGTTCGATTACATGGCCGCGGTCGTGGCGATCCTGCTCACTCACGAGATGGGCCACTTCCTGCAGACGGTCAAGCACCGCATCCCCGCCAGCTACCCCTTGTGCATCCCGGTCCCGTTTACGCCGATCGGCACGATGGGCGCCGTCATCGGCATGGACGGCATGCGAGCCGATCGCAAGCAAATCTTCGACATCGGCATCGCCGGGCCGCTCGCCGGGCTCGTGGTCGCGGTGCCCGTGCTATGGATGGGAATCAAGCGGCTCGATCTGGGGGGCCCGGTCCGCCCCGACGAGATGCAACTCTACCTGCCGCTGATCGCCCAGTGGATGCTCGAGCGCGCCCACGCCGACGCCCCCTGGGCCCACGCCCAATGGGTCGGCCTCTCGCAACTCAACCCCTACTTCATGGCCGGCTGGGTGGGGATGCTCATCACCGGGCTCAACATGCTTCCCATCAGCCAACTCGACGGCGGGCACACGATCTACGCCCTGTTCCGCGAGCGGGCCCACACGTTGGCCCGACTGTTTTTGTCGCTGGCCATCTTCTACGTCGTTGCGAATCTCGACGACGCCGTGATGTGGACCCCGATGCTCGTGCTGGTGATTTTCATGGGGATTCATCACCCCCGCACCGCAAATGATCGCGTCGAACTCGGCCCCGTGCGGTGGGCGATCGGCCTGGCGTCCCTGGCGATCCCCGTCATCTGCTTCCCGCTGCAAGGCGTGCGATAG
- a CDS encoding histidine phosphatase family protein: MFIYIARHAWAYEYGDPRWPDDSQRPLEEAGRERYARVVARLAEAGFAPQAIATSPYARCVETAELIAAGTAHEPEVVRLEALAPGSDFDELTAWTRSLEVDSACWVGHAPDVSFLAGELIGRRNANLRFAKGAVAAVSLWEAPGPDSGELHWLATAKLLGL; this comes from the coding sequence ATGTTCATCTACATCGCCCGGCATGCCTGGGCCTATGAGTACGGCGATCCGCGGTGGCCCGACGATTCGCAGCGACCGCTCGAAGAAGCAGGGCGAGAGCGCTACGCGCGGGTCGTCGCCCGGCTGGCCGAGGCGGGGTTCGCTCCGCAGGCAATCGCCACGAGCCCCTACGCCCGGTGCGTCGAGACGGCCGAGCTGATCGCCGCCGGGACGGCCCACGAACCCGAGGTCGTCCGGCTCGAGGCGCTCGCCCCCGGAAGCGACTTCGACGAGCTGACGGCGTGGACCCGCTCGCTGGAGGTCGATTCGGCGTGCTGGGTCGGCCACGCCCCCGACGTGAGTTTTCTCGCCGGCGAGCTGATCGGCCGGCGGAACGCGAACCTCCGGTTCGCCAAAGGGGCGGTCGCCGCGGTGAGTCTGTGGGAAGCCCCCGGACCGGATTCGGGCGAGCTTCACTGGTTGGCCACCGCGAAATTGCTAGGGTTGTAG